From one Lineus longissimus chromosome 3, tnLinLong1.2, whole genome shotgun sequence genomic stretch:
- the LOC135484159 gene encoding transmembrane protein 196-like isoform X2 produces MTFTKMSVFGSCLTDRRIPMSMYAVLVTTVAMSSIHILLGFISVIVGIVSSIQAEVWLAHRVSPIWSGGFFIITGILGIFCAQKKTAYVILCFTAFSIVSLVTAVVNIQLLRLGLVNHTTDGQTFQKEKLDILIIIALVAAGLETLICMVSSFVSCRLAKAAKKEMFKKRDGTFHVQEHGGSLTLHVIERKKAEALQKKRQIQMAELLKSSRGKRPSTAEDAEQLTELRTARCSLSVV; encoded by the exons ATGACATTTACCAAAATGTCCGTGTTTGGTTCGTGCCTGACCGATAGGCGGATTCCTATGAGTATGTACGCCGTGCTCGTCACGACAGTCGCTATGTCCTCCATACATATCCTTCTCGGATTTATCAGTGTCATCGTTGGAATAGTCTCAAGCATCCAAGCGGAAGTTTGGCTGGCTCACAGAGTCTCGCCAATATGGAGTGGGGGTTTC ttcATAATAACCGGTATCCTTGGAATATTTTGTGCTCAGAAAAAAACAGCGTATGTG ATTTTGTGTTTCACTGCCTTCTCCATCGTCTCCTTGGTAACGGCAGTGGTCAACATTCAACTGCTCCGACTCGGCCTGGTCAACCATACGACAGATGGACAAACCTTCCAGAAGGAAAAACTCGATATCCTCATCATCATAGCACTGGTGGCTGCCGGGTTAGAGACCCTTATATGTATGGTCTCCTCTTTCGTGAGTTGTAGGCTCGCGAAGGCGGCCAAGAAAGAGATGTTTAAAAAGCGCGACGGGACATTCCACGTGCAG GAACATGGTGGCAGTCTCACACTTCATGTCATAGAAAGGAAGAAGGCGGAGGCCTTGCAAAAGAAACGACAGATCCAGATGGCAGAGCTGCTTAAATCTTCCCGGGGGAAACGACCATCGACCGCAGAGGATGCCGAGCAGTTGACCGAGTTGCGGACAGCACGGTGTAGTTTGTCCGTCGTGTGA
- the LOC135484157 gene encoding slit homolog 1 protein-like isoform X1, with amino-acid sequence MAAGSILNRWSKAFHSILNMDLFIATAMFVLLNVAQYFQPSAACPKECTCLTNGYVNCSSRGLTSVPDGIPPNTTILDLSGNTFSSIPDTAFNLTELQVLNLGKCGIRELPPNLFKGLANLRALNLQENRIETLKRDTFAGITFVPEYRRMCFLGKEDRQCILDLRKNPIKSIKAGAFRSTLHPRIYIGDEPTTTLTIENRAFESLKRANIVITNVADLVFETSAFEGCFEPRIIRIVDSGMDTLSHKAFGGITRVTYVEIDNCTIGEFPKALFLGTTFQGRDNYVAENAISIRRSTIKTVIPYMAFAGTDVRSISITENTMHGFANFTFYGMKLYSLNIAMNTFTHQDSLRPYKLSGIQEALLGIFIQNNSFNVIDKDAFTASKNINRLKITGHSENFTVSAFAFRDLSKVKELEFDNMGSLLLEKNSLSGIDITRIRFYESTITDFDRNAINTCVPGFASLSMYSGPIPCDCFAAGLAYFCRFKNIGYFISCRDGMNSRSVTAFGSTAEWHGPNPALPKCTASSALTCPGGGASLKSVSPFLIAVLIVMLLFTF; translated from the exons ATGGCAGCTGGATCTATTCTAAACAGGTGGTCGAAGGCTTTCCATTCTATTCTC aacatGGATCTCTTTATAGCTACAGCGATGTTTGTGCTCCTAAATGTTGCACAGTATTTCCAGCCGAGTGCAGCGTGTCCCAAAGAGTGTACATGTCTGACCAATGGGTATGTGAACTGCAGCTCCCGCGGGTTGACATCAGTGCCCGATGGAATTCCACCGAACACAACTATCCTTGATCTCAGCGGAAATACGTTCTCATCGATACCGGATACGGCGTTTAACTTAACCGAGTTGCAGGTACTGAATCTTGGCAAATGTGGCATCAGAGAACTTCCTCCTAATCTCTTCAAAGGCCTAGCTAATCTACGGGCGCTTAATCTACAGGAGAACCGCATCGAGACATTGAAAAGGGACACTTTCGCGGGTATTACATTCGTCCCGGAATATAGGCGTATGTGTTTTCTCGGGAAGGAGGACCGCCAATGTATCTTGGACCTCCGAAAGAATCCTATCAAGTCGATAAAAGCGGGAGCATTTCGGTCGACTCTGCACCCGAGGATTTACATTGGAGATGAACCTACGACAACCCTAACGATAGAAAATCGCGCTTTTGAGTCGTTGAAACGGGCTAACATCGTGATAACGAATGTTGCGGACTTGGTGTTTGAGACATCTGCCTTTGAGGGATGCTTTGAACCACGAATCATTAGAATAGTTGACTCGGGCATGGATACGCTGTCCCACAAAGCCTTCGGTGGTATCACCCGTGTCACATACGTTGAAATAGATAACTGCACTATCGGTGAATTTCCAAAAGCCCTGTTTCTCGGAACCACTTTCCAAGGACGAGATAACTATGTGGCAGAGAACGCAATTTCGATCCGAAGGTCAACTATCAAGACTGTTATTCCGTACATGGCGTTTGCTGGAACTGATGTCCGAAGTATTAGCATAACTGAGAACACAATGCATGGATTTGCTAACTTTACGTTCTATGGAATGAAATTGTACAGTTTGAATATTGCAATGAACACGTTTACTCATCAAGATTCTTTACGACCTTACAAACTAAGTGGAATACAAGAGGCTTTACTTGGTATTTTCATTCAGAACAACAGTTTCAATGTCATCGATAAAGACGCCTTCACTGCCTCCAAGAATATCAACAGATTGAAAATCACTGGACATTCTGAAAATTTCACGGTTTCAGCTTTTGCGTTCCGTGACCTTTCCAAGGTTAAAGAGCTAGAATTTGACAACATGGGGTCACTACTACTTGAGAAGAATAGCCTTTCCGGCATCGACATCACGCGTATACGTTTCTATGAATCAACCATTACTGATTTTGACCGCAACGCTATCAACACTTGCGTGCCCGGTTTTGCGTCTCTGTCTATGTACAGCGGACCTATTCCTTGCGATTGTTTCGCTGCGGGTTTGGCTTACTTTTGCCGATTTAAGAACATTGGTTATTTCATCTCTTGCCGTGATGGAATGAACAGCCGCAGTGTGACAGCATTTGGTTCCACTGCTGAATGGCATGGGCCAAACCCTGCATTACCCAAATGTACGGCGTCAAGTGCGTTAACATGTCCCGGGGGTGGAGCAAGCCTGAAGAGTGTTTCGCCGTTCCTCATCGCTGTTCTTATTGTGATGTTGCTGTTCACCTTCTGA
- the LOC135484840 gene encoding homeobox protein unc-4 homolog, which translates to MLNVQQAFPGAQDMPEQEHDPYTYENEDSGRLTSAPSPEPYGMIVSDPTPTHVAHWGTHQAQPFTGYVQDYTIVPQYEPPPKKQRVERRRERLNYTRYQLEVLHYVYKFIRYPNNMQKQLIGKRVGISRHQAKIWFQNRRRKDVMNIPPADLPDDKSMVPDAVKKGVLSELLKHKDETPVKTTFKSEKRKSMDPRSVGMSPQHIDNVGRSSPLGARRMGTASPDVLLNSDSNASYSSQPRSAGQHLMSEDVYSDANSNPGSPYSPQMTSGPPSRHSTDQGVYSDSPSNPGSPFSQFSVSPTSAFKPRQKVNQNRLNSPDENRAYQHPTSNETHREMFFHYNDGSYHFPGGRQAPSIPVISYPSHPHTNEMSPYVPQQAISPSDQEKSPSPKSQPMPNVASPQEFGHFPGYQELMNYKQAHEVPNTHNPSPLEDHSDDLVSHRSHSNSETGSDHGEHSDTSRLIPIAHQAPAFNVNRVFPFPFYAEPPMALSSMPNHHYQYHPAWAYQAQAIQTAHNPFYGHGRDLPVEQPHPDRIHSGPDPASSPPATLKDL; encoded by the exons ATGTTGAATGTCCAGCAAGCATTCCCTGGCGCCCAGGACATGCCGGAACAAGAGCATG ATCCGTACACCTATGAAAATGAAGACTCCGGTCGCCTGACTAGCGCACCCTCTCCCGAGCCATACGGTATGATAGTGTCGgaccccacccccacccacgTCGCCCACTGGGGCACTCATCAGGCACAGCCATTTACCGGATACGTACAGGACTATACCATCGTGCCGCAATATG AACCCCCTCCAAAGAAACAGCGGGTCGAACGAAGGCGAGAACGCCTGAACTATACAAGATATCAGCTGGAAGTCTTACATTATGTCTACAAGTTTATCCGTTATCCCAACAACATGCAGAAACAGCTGATCGGCAAGCGAGTGGGAATATCGCGACATCAAGCAAAG atatGGTTCCAAAACCGCCGTCGGAAGGATGTGATGAACATTCCCCCGGCTGACCTCCCTGACGACAAGTCCATGGTCCCAGATGCAGTCAAAAAAGGAGTTCTCAGTGAACTTCTCAAACACAAGGACGAGACGCCCGTAAAAACTACATTCAAATCCGAGAAAAGGAAATCCATGGATCCGCGTTCCGTTGGGATGTCGCCACAACACATTGACAATGTTGGCAGGTCGTCTCCCCTTGGTGCCCGAAGGATGGGTACCGCCTCTCCCGACGTGCTACTCAATTCTGATAGCAATGCTAGTTACTCCAGTCAGCCCCGCTCCGCCGGTCAGCACTTGATGTCCGAGGACGTCTACTCGGATGCCAACTCCAACCCAGGTTCGCCATACTCGCCCCAGATGACTAGCGGACCTCCAAGCCGCCATTCCACAGACCAGGGAGTTTATTCCGATTCACCTTCAAATCCAGGATCACCCTTTTCTCAGTTTTCTGTGTCGCCAACCAGCGCGTTCAAACCGAGGCAAAAGGTTAATCAGAATAGACTGAACTCGCCGGACGAAAATCGTGCTTACCAACACCCAACATCCAATGAAACGCATAGGGAAATGTTCTTTCATTACAATGATGGCAGTTACCATTTTCCCGGCGGGAGACAAGCTCCTTCGATCCCCGTCATATCCTATCCCAGTCATCCGCACACGAACGAGATGTCACCATATGTGCCCCAGCAGGCGATTAGTCCTTCAGATCAGGAGAAATCTCCGTcgccaaagtcacaaccaatgcCAAATGTCGCTTCACCGCAGGAATTTGGTCATTTCCCGGGATATCAAGAACTCATGAACTACAAACAAGCTCATGAAGTGCCCAATACGCATAATCCCAGTCCGCTGGAAGATCACAGTGACGACCTTGTGTCCCATCGCTCACACTCCAACAGTGAGACCGGTAGTGACCATGGCGAGCATTCAGACACGTCTCGTCTCATTCCGATAGCGCATCAAGCACCAGCCTTCAACGTCAACCGAGTCTTCCCCTTCCCCTTCTACGCCGAACCACCGATGGCGCTGTCTTCCATGCCTAACCACCACTACCAGTATCACCCAGCGTGGGCCTATCAGGCACAAGCGATCCAGACTGCCCACAACCCATTCTATGGTCACGGTCGGGATCTCCCTGTGGAACAACCGCACCCTGATCGGATACACAGCGGTCCAGACCCTGCCAGTAGTCCACCTGCAACTTTAAAGGACTTGTAG
- the LOC135484158 gene encoding insulin-like growth factor-binding protein complex acid labile subunit, producing the protein MFTARKVITFLVLLLHVAQQVQPSAACPKQCKCTNTNVICSSRGLTSVPDGIPPNTTILDLSGNTFLILDTAFNLTELQLLNLDKCGIKELLPNLFKGLANLRALYLEGNRIETLKRDTFSGITFVHVRGSVGCLGYRKGCMLDLRKNPIGSINTGAFRSTLRPSIILGGEPNSTLTIENRAFESLKEASIVIENVADLVFKAFAFDGCSEPHLIRILNSGMAMLYNFAFSGIDRIEEFEIRNCTIGEFPNGLFHKTSFHGELNRLSILWSNIMTEIPYMAFYGIGVRSISIAYNTMPAFGNFVFFGMKFYSLEIAHTHQESLRMELNGIKGASGGVSIRNNSFSGIDKTHSLVAVTSTDCISSIIIKI; encoded by the coding sequence ATGTTCACGGCAAGGAAAGTTATTACGTTCTTGGTTCTCCTTCTGCATGTAGCACAGCAAGTCCAGCCGAGTGCAGCATGTCCcaaacagtgtaaatgcaccaaTACGAATGTGATCTGCAGCTCCCGCGGGTTAACATCAGTGCCCGATGGAATTCCACCGAACACAACTATCCTTGATCTCAGCGGCAATACGTTCTTGATACTCGATACGGCGTTTAACTTAACTGAGTTGCAGCTACTGAATCTTGACAAATGTGGCATCAAAGAACTTCTGCCTAATCTCTTCAAAGGCCTAGCAAATCTGCGGGCGCTTTATCTCGAGGGGAATCGAATCGAAACTTTGAAAAGAGACACTTTCTCGGGCATTACGTTCGTTCATGTAAGAGGTAGTGTCGGGTGCTTGGGATATCGAAAAGGATGCATGTTGGACCTCCGAAAGAATCCTATCGGGTCAATAAATACAGGAGCATTTCGGTCGACCCTACGCCCTTCGATTATCTTGGGAGGTGAGCCGAATTCAACACTAACAATAGAAAATCGCGCTTTTGAGTCTTTGAAAGAAGCTTCCATCGTGATAGAGAATGTTGCCGATCTTGTCTTCAAAGCCTTTGCATTTGATGGATGTTCTGAACCCCACTTGATTAGGATCCTTAACTCTGGCATGGCCATGCTGTATAACTTCGCCTTCAGTGGCATAGACCGAATAGAGGAGTTTGAGATAAGAAACTGTACAATTGGTGAATTTCCCAACGGATTATTTCACAAAACCTCATTTCACGGCGAATTGAACAGACTTTCTATCCTTTGGTCGAATATCATGACTGAAATTCCCTACATGGCGTTTTATGGGATCGGTGTTCGAAGTATAAGCATAGCCTACAACACAATGCCTGCATTTGGTAACTTTGTCTTCTTTGGGATGAAGTTTTATAGTCTGGAGATTGCACATACTCACCAGGAGTCTTTGCGAATGGAATTAAATGGAATCAAGGGAGCATCGGGTGGTGTCTCCATCCGTAACAACAGTTTTAGTGGCATCGATAAGACGCATTCTCTGGTTGCAGTGACATCAACGGACTGTATATCCTCGATCATTATAAAAATCTGA
- the LOC135484159 gene encoding transmembrane protein 196-like isoform X1 — MTFTKMSVFGSCLTDRRIPMSMYAVLVTTVAMSSIHILLGFISVIVGIVSSIQAEVWLAHRVSPIWSGGFFIITGILGIFCAQKKTAYVILCFTAFSIVSLVTAVVNIQLLRLGLVNHTTDGQTFQKEKLDILIIIALVAAGLETLICMVSSFVSCRLAKAAKKEMFKKRDGTFHVQVLGEKDVVIVTKHHKKNKKCPDRQALTAEHGGSLTLHVIERKKAEALQKKRQIQMAELLKSSRGKRPSTAEDAEQLTELRTARCSLSVV; from the exons ATGACATTTACCAAAATGTCCGTGTTTGGTTCGTGCCTGACCGATAGGCGGATTCCTATGAGTATGTACGCCGTGCTCGTCACGACAGTCGCTATGTCCTCCATACATATCCTTCTCGGATTTATCAGTGTCATCGTTGGAATAGTCTCAAGCATCCAAGCGGAAGTTTGGCTGGCTCACAGAGTCTCGCCAATATGGAGTGGGGGTTTC ttcATAATAACCGGTATCCTTGGAATATTTTGTGCTCAGAAAAAAACAGCGTATGTG ATTTTGTGTTTCACTGCCTTCTCCATCGTCTCCTTGGTAACGGCAGTGGTCAACATTCAACTGCTCCGACTCGGCCTGGTCAACCATACGACAGATGGACAAACCTTCCAGAAGGAAAAACTCGATATCCTCATCATCATAGCACTGGTGGCTGCCGGGTTAGAGACCCTTATATGTATGGTCTCCTCTTTCGTGAGTTGTAGGCTCGCGAAGGCGGCCAAGAAAGAGATGTTTAAAAAGCGCGACGGGACATTCCACGTGCAGGTACTGGGCGAGAAGGATGTGGTCATCGTGACGAAACACcataaaaaaaacaagaagTGCCCGGATCGACAGGCGCTAACGGCC GAACATGGTGGCAGTCTCACACTTCATGTCATAGAAAGGAAGAAGGCGGAGGCCTTGCAAAAGAAACGACAGATCCAGATGGCAGAGCTGCTTAAATCTTCCCGGGGGAAACGACCATCGACCGCAGAGGATGCCGAGCAGTTGACCGAGTTGCGGACAGCACGGTGTAGTTTGTCCGTCGTGTGA
- the LOC135484157 gene encoding slit homolog 1 protein-like isoform X2 gives MHAGSRGYFSAYITNMDLFIATAMFVLLNVAQYFQPSAACPKECTCLTNGYVNCSSRGLTSVPDGIPPNTTILDLSGNTFSSIPDTAFNLTELQVLNLGKCGIRELPPNLFKGLANLRALNLQENRIETLKRDTFAGITFVPEYRRMCFLGKEDRQCILDLRKNPIKSIKAGAFRSTLHPRIYIGDEPTTTLTIENRAFESLKRANIVITNVADLVFETSAFEGCFEPRIIRIVDSGMDTLSHKAFGGITRVTYVEIDNCTIGEFPKALFLGTTFQGRDNYVAENAISIRRSTIKTVIPYMAFAGTDVRSISITENTMHGFANFTFYGMKLYSLNIAMNTFTHQDSLRPYKLSGIQEALLGIFIQNNSFNVIDKDAFTASKNINRLKITGHSENFTVSAFAFRDLSKVKELEFDNMGSLLLEKNSLSGIDITRIRFYESTITDFDRNAINTCVPGFASLSMYSGPIPCDCFAAGLAYFCRFKNIGYFISCRDGMNSRSVTAFGSTAEWHGPNPALPKCTASSALTCPGGGASLKSVSPFLIAVLIVMLLFTF, from the exons ATGCATGCAGGCAGTCGCGGGTATTTCTCCGCATATATAACG aacatGGATCTCTTTATAGCTACAGCGATGTTTGTGCTCCTAAATGTTGCACAGTATTTCCAGCCGAGTGCAGCGTGTCCCAAAGAGTGTACATGTCTGACCAATGGGTATGTGAACTGCAGCTCCCGCGGGTTGACATCAGTGCCCGATGGAATTCCACCGAACACAACTATCCTTGATCTCAGCGGAAATACGTTCTCATCGATACCGGATACGGCGTTTAACTTAACCGAGTTGCAGGTACTGAATCTTGGCAAATGTGGCATCAGAGAACTTCCTCCTAATCTCTTCAAAGGCCTAGCTAATCTACGGGCGCTTAATCTACAGGAGAACCGCATCGAGACATTGAAAAGGGACACTTTCGCGGGTATTACATTCGTCCCGGAATATAGGCGTATGTGTTTTCTCGGGAAGGAGGACCGCCAATGTATCTTGGACCTCCGAAAGAATCCTATCAAGTCGATAAAAGCGGGAGCATTTCGGTCGACTCTGCACCCGAGGATTTACATTGGAGATGAACCTACGACAACCCTAACGATAGAAAATCGCGCTTTTGAGTCGTTGAAACGGGCTAACATCGTGATAACGAATGTTGCGGACTTGGTGTTTGAGACATCTGCCTTTGAGGGATGCTTTGAACCACGAATCATTAGAATAGTTGACTCGGGCATGGATACGCTGTCCCACAAAGCCTTCGGTGGTATCACCCGTGTCACATACGTTGAAATAGATAACTGCACTATCGGTGAATTTCCAAAAGCCCTGTTTCTCGGAACCACTTTCCAAGGACGAGATAACTATGTGGCAGAGAACGCAATTTCGATCCGAAGGTCAACTATCAAGACTGTTATTCCGTACATGGCGTTTGCTGGAACTGATGTCCGAAGTATTAGCATAACTGAGAACACAATGCATGGATTTGCTAACTTTACGTTCTATGGAATGAAATTGTACAGTTTGAATATTGCAATGAACACGTTTACTCATCAAGATTCTTTACGACCTTACAAACTAAGTGGAATACAAGAGGCTTTACTTGGTATTTTCATTCAGAACAACAGTTTCAATGTCATCGATAAAGACGCCTTCACTGCCTCCAAGAATATCAACAGATTGAAAATCACTGGACATTCTGAAAATTTCACGGTTTCAGCTTTTGCGTTCCGTGACCTTTCCAAGGTTAAAGAGCTAGAATTTGACAACATGGGGTCACTACTACTTGAGAAGAATAGCCTTTCCGGCATCGACATCACGCGTATACGTTTCTATGAATCAACCATTACTGATTTTGACCGCAACGCTATCAACACTTGCGTGCCCGGTTTTGCGTCTCTGTCTATGTACAGCGGACCTATTCCTTGCGATTGTTTCGCTGCGGGTTTGGCTTACTTTTGCCGATTTAAGAACATTGGTTATTTCATCTCTTGCCGTGATGGAATGAACAGCCGCAGTGTGACAGCATTTGGTTCCACTGCTGAATGGCATGGGCCAAACCCTGCATTACCCAAATGTACGGCGTCAAGTGCGTTAACATGTCCCGGGGGTGGAGCAAGCCTGAAGAGTGTTTCGCCGTTCCTCATCGCTGTTCTTATTGTGATGTTGCTGTTCACCTTCTGA